The nucleotide sequence GACGCCGATATCACATATGTGGTGAACCTGGAAAACAGGGGGCTTCCGAAGATACGGCGGGATGCGGAGACGATCCTCTCGGGAATCAGATCTGNNNNNNNNNNNNNNNNNNNNNNNNNNNNNNNNNNNNNNNNNNNNNNNNNNNNNNNNNNNNNNNNNNNNNNNNNNNNNNNNNNNNNNNNNNNNNNNNNNNNNNNNNNNNNNNNNNNNNNNNNNNNNNNNNNNNACCTTGAGGGAATCGAGTCTTTCTCGGTTACGAACGGGCCGAGGCAGGTCGAACCGTTAAAAGAGTTCGGGCATGACCATGTGGTTGTCGAGATCGATCTTCACCCGAAGACACTCGGAGTCAGGGAGATCGTCCCAAGCGAATTCGGGGATACGATCAGGAGCATCTGAGAACGATGAAGAGCTTTCTTATAACCGGGGATCGGTCGGGAAGCGGGAAGACAAGCATCACTCTTGCACTGAGCTCCATCCTCTCGGATGACTTTACTGTCCAGACCTTCAAGGTCGCGATGGACTATATCGATCCCTCCTACCTTACCGCAGTAACAGGAAGGCCGTGCAGGAACCTCGACAGTTTCGTGATGACGCCGGACCAGATCCTGGACAGCTATACCAACGGATGTATCGGTGCCGAGGTGGCCGTCATCGAGGGAGTCCGCGGGCTCTTCGAGGGATCCGAGGCCCTGAGCGATACCGGTTCTACGGCAAGCGTTGCCAAGATGCTCGGCCAGAATGTCATACTTGTAATCGATGCAAGGAGCATTACGAGGAGTGCGGCTGCAATCGTCATGGGATTTCTTGCTTACGACCCGGATGTAAGAATAAAGGGCGTCATTCTCAACCAGATTATCAGCGAAAAACATCTCAATAAGGCAAAGACCGCAATCGAAGCTGCAACGGGGATTCCTGTCATCGGCGCAATTCCGAGACGCGACGAGATGAAACTTACAATGAGGCATCTCGGTCTGATACCGTTTCTCGAAGGAAAGAAGGATGATGAATTCCTGAAAAGAGTCGATGCGGTAAAAGAGATTGTCAGCAGGAATGTCGATATCGACGCACTACTTGACCTTGCAGGCGAATCTCCTGCACCGGTCACTGTTCCCGAAAGCTTCGTCCAGGCAAAGGAGAAGGATGTAAAGATCGGGGTCGCGGTTGACGAGGCATTCAACTTCTACTATAACGATGTCTTCGATATCCTCGGTGCGAAGGGTGCGGAGATCGTTACGTTCAGCCCGATCCATGACAGGCTTCCCGAGGCCGACGGCTATATACTCGGTGGCGGATACCCGGAGATGTTCGCCGGAGAACTGGAAGCAAACGACAGGATGAGAGAGACGATTCTGGAAGTCTCAAGGAACGGCACTCCGATCTATGCCGAATGCGGCGGGCTGATCTACCTGACAGGTGAACTCGTGCTTAAATCGGGATGGAACGAGCTTGATGCGGATAAAAGCTACAGTATGTGCGGTGTCTTCGATGGAAAAACAGTGATGCCCTCGAAAAGAGTGATCGGCTACGTCAAAGGTGTTTCCGATTCGAGATCTCCTCTTGGGGAGGCTGTCTTCAGCGGCCACGAATTCCACCACACCGATGTCAGGCTCCCGAAGGATACGCACT is from Methanolacinia paynteri and encodes:
- the cfbB gene encoding Ni-sirohydrochlorin a,c-diamide synthase; amino-acid sequence: MKSFLITGDRSGSGKTSITLALSSILSDDFTVQTFKVAMDYIDPSYLTAVTGRPCRNLDSFVMTPDQILDSYTNGCIGAEVAVIEGVRGLFEGSEALSDTGSTASVAKMLGQNVILVIDARSITRSAAAIVMGFLAYDPDVRIKGVILNQIISEKHLNKAKTAIEAATGIPVIGAIPRRDEMKLTMRHLGLIPFLEGKKDDEFLKRVDAVKEIVSRNVDIDALLDLAGESPAPVTVPESFVQAKEKDVKIGVAVDEAFNFYYNDVFDILGAKGAEIVTFSPIHDRLPEADGYILGGGYPEMFAGELEANDRMRETILEVSRNGTPIYAECGGLIYLTGELVLKSGWNELDADKSYSMCGVFDGKTVMPSKRVIGYVKGVSDSRSPLGEAVFSGHEFHHTDVRLPKDTHYSYRLSRGSGIIGGFDGAVANRTQGSYTHLHPLASAGMIGNFVENCRKKE